The Carassius auratus strain Wakin chromosome 27, ASM336829v1, whole genome shotgun sequence genome includes a region encoding these proteins:
- the LOC113045167 gene encoding protein fem-1 homolog A-like, with product MDISTAVFNAARDGKLKLIQKLLSDKSPQELEALAEEKTQGGTPLLIASRYGHLQVVEYLLEHCRAGVELGGAVSFDGETIEGAPPLWAASAAGHLPVVKTLLEHGASVNSTTLTNSTPLRAACFDGHLEIVRYLVEHHADLEVANRHGHTCLMISCYKGHKEIAQFLLEHGADVNRRSVKGNTALHDCAESGSLEILKLLLKGGARMERDGYGMTPLLAASITGHTNIVEYLLHQPRSAREPRIDALELLGATFVDKKRDLLGGMRYWRRAMELRQTGEKSLAKPAPGPPVPAYDCAREVCTAEELEALVTDPDEMRMQALLIRERILGPSHPDTSYYIRYRGAVYADSGDFERCIRLWKYALDMQQRHLDPLSPMTASSFLSFAELFSFVLQDRAKGRVARVSFQDLMGVLRKSVCEVERAVAQRDSPPETPQFTKALSIILHLLFLLEKLECAPEQEHQKRLTVYRLLKLSPRARSGYTPLHMAVDKDTTSVGRYPVGRFPSLCVARLLLECGADVDSRDCENNTPLHVAAANGCPEIMAALIRAGAHFDATNAQHKTAYELLDEQSSGRHALHPLSYVTLQCLAARTILTHRLPYRGLTSEQMEAFIELH from the exons ATGGATATCAGCACTGCGGTGTTTAACGCGGCGAGAGACGGAAAACTGAAACTCATCCAGAAGTTGCTGAGCGACAAAAGTCCGCAGGAGCTGGAGGCGCTGGCGGAGGAGAAGACGCAGGGAGGCACGCCGCTGCTCATCGCCTCGCGCTACGGACACCTGCAGGTGGTGGAGTACCTGCTGGAGCACTGCAGGGCCGGCGTGGAGCTCGGGGGCGCCGTCAGCTTCGACGGGGAGACGATAGAAGGCGCTCCGCCGCTGTGGGCCGCCTCCGCCGCGGGGCACCTGCCGGTGGTGAAGACGCTCCTGGAGCACGGAGCCTCCGTCAACAGCACCACCCTCACCAACTCCACCCCGCTGCGGGCCGCCTGCTTCGACGGACACCTGGAGATCGTGCGCTACCTGGTGGAGCATCACGCGGACCTGGAGGTGGCCAACCGTCACGGTCACACCTGCCTGATGATCTCCTGCTACAAGGGCCACAAGGAGATCGCCCAGTTCCTGCTGGAGCACGGGGCCGACGTCAACCGACGGAGCGTGAAGGGCAACACGGCTCTGCACGACTGCGCCGAGTCCGGCAGCCTGGAGATCCTGAAGCTGCTGCTGAAGGGTGGAGCGAGGATGGAGCGGGACGGGTACGGCATGACCCCGCTCCTCGCCGCCAGCATCACCGGACACACCAACATCGTGGAGTACCTGCTGCACCAGCCGCGCTCCGCCCGAGAGCCCCGCATCGACGCGCTGGAGCTGCTGGGGGCCACCTTCGTGGACAAGAAGCGTGACCTGCTGGGCGGCATGCGCTACTGGAGGAGAGCCATGGAGCTGCGGCAGACGGGTGAGAAGAGCCTGGCTAAACCGGCCCCGGGGCCCCCGGTGCCCGCGTACGACTGCGCCCGCGAGGTGTGTACGGCCGAGGAGCTGGAGGCGCTGGTCACTGACCCGGACGAGATGCGCATGCAGGCGCTGCTGATCCGAGAGCGCATCCTCGGGCCCTCGCACCCCGACACCTCCTACTACATCCGCTACCGGGGGGCCGTGTACGCCGACTCGGGCGACTTCGAGCGCTGCATCCGTCTGTGGAAGTACGCTCTGGACATGCAGCAGAGACACCTGGACCCGCTCAGCCCCATGACCGCCAGCAGCTTCCTGTCCTTCGCCGAGCTCTTCTCCTTCGTGCTGCAGGACCGAGCCAAGGGCCGCGTCGCTCGGGTCAGCTTCCAG GACCTGATGGGTGTTCTgaggaagagtgtgtgtgaggtggAGCGGGCCGTGGCGCAGCGGGACAGTCCTCCGGAGACGCCTCAGTTCACCAAAGCGCTGTCCATCATCCTGCACCTGCTGTTCCTGCTGGAGAAGCTGGAGTGTGCTCCGGAGCAGGAGCACCAGAAGCGTCTGACCGTGTACCGGCTGCTGAAGCTCAGCCCGCGGGCGAGGAGCGGCTACACCCCGCTGCACATGGCTGTGGACAAGGACACCACGTCTGTGGGCCGTTACCCGGTGGGGCGCTTCCCGTCTCTGTGTGTGGCGCGTCTGCTGCTGGAGTGCGGTGCTGACGTAGACTCCCGCGACTGTGAGAACAACACCCCGCTGCACGTCGCCGCCGCTAACGGCTGTCCGGAGATCATGGCGGCGCTGATCCGGGCCGGAGCGCACTTCGACGCCACCAACGCCCAGCACAAGACGGCCTACGAGCTGCTGGACGAGCAGAGCAGCGGGCGACACGCGCTCCACCCGCTCAGCTACGTCACGCTGCAGTGTCTGGCCGCCCGCACCATCCTGACACACAGACTGCCCTACAGAGGACTGACCTCGGAGCAGATGGAGGCCTTCATCGAGCTGCACTGA